The following is a genomic window from Heptranchias perlo isolate sHepPer1 chromosome 6, sHepPer1.hap1, whole genome shotgun sequence.
CTGTTATTCTGCTGTTGctgtttacacctcctctggacctatcttttgtttctttatttgtcccattaccaccccccttttgctttgcaccatcatcccgtttgtcatttaatcactcctgccctccactctatcacaggaccttttgttcttttctcctccagctttgcctggctctgcacttgcttaaaggcTGTTCATctcgaacatcttccagttctgttaaaaggtcatcgacctgaaacattggcctccattttagcacccgctatcgggtgcgatcctggcggaggggctccgaaaatcggggattcccggagcgggtcgggagcccggctccaacccgcccacttccaggttccccacagacgcgccgaggtgcgcgcacagcccccgcatgtgggactcccacaggcaattaaagccagcagggtgccacttaagactatttacattgcgaatttcaggtcattaacagacctgattaagggaatatgtcaggaggggtgggattttagaaacaactgggactgtttcccgtactgggggaaacactcctagttgaaatggacatgttgcagccatcagcctgtggcagctgcaaaggtccatttgacaggtgggggggggggggggcggggagaccctcactcattgcaggaggccactctgttacttgggacaaagtttggcctccaccaccctcctcctgacaatcaaattcaccaacttgcacacttaccccggggtccagagacatgtacctaccttgcggaccccctcagatgtacatcttccggatgggggccgccgtagctgcagtcatgacctcctcggaggacgaacagcatcaccagcctcaccaggcttgccggccacgctgtccatctctgacacgtggagctccacaacagagtgctgtgacacatccacctgtacagcaggagggaggccaaccgcagagagatgcgtcgcagggggcactaccctcgccacagggtccacagaccgaggctcagcttcctggacctctctcagcagcagtgcacacggaggctcagagtcactcgacatgtagtcgtggacatctgcagcctccttcatgccgagctgctcccggttggcccgagcactatcttcttacctgtcgctgtcaaagtcaccactgccctcaacaacttctcctccgcatccttccagggtgcaaccggggacatcgccgacgtctctcagtcgtctgcacaaaagagccctacaaatacacctacacccactctgcagtgacacaatgggtggcatcaggtgtgggtcttcattgtgatcctcaggaaagggcattattgcacaaaccagacaagattcacaaagacgtggcagtagtggtgccaatataatatgtgatgtgagttggtcagaaattaaatagcagtaaaaaccatgacaaaccctcaaacatccttgtgcatccccttcatgctcacgacacgtttgccttacgcttcctactgcacatatgtgatgcatgccctgtggctgcagcacaagcagtggcaggttgagtgaggctgaccgtcaaagagatgcatgagagggtgagattgtatgaggattgggttgagtggtagtggcgggataagtactggcgaggtgaataagtgcaggtaagatgaggatgaggtttcagtgggtatgaggggtgatgtgacagagtagtgttggcagtgctgaaggagatgtggggtgggggcggtgatgtggcagacagagtgcaggggaatgagtaagtgtactcattttggctgacctacttaggtcattgcagcgcctcctgcactgtatgcaggtgggcgatatgttggtggtgcaggtgacctcctctgccacctcgagccaagccttcctggtggcagaggcaggccgtttcctcccgcccgccggggggaagatctctgtcctccccctcctcctcaccccatctaatgacacctggagtgaggcatcattaaactgggagcagccttccccctgggctgctccatgctgtaattttttctatttgttgcagcgtctgtcagtggaggactgcccctttaaatagagcacctccagctgacagaccttactgggcacgcgcagcccgcccgacgcgcagatcagcagcggggaacccggaagagcaggtaagtggctccaattaggctgcgatcgcgcgcggggcagactgatttcactgggcgcgtaacccacgcgcccaatctaccccccgccgcgaacccgcagccctggcaatatcgagcccattaactctgtttctctctccacagatgctgcctgacctgctgagtgttttccagcattttctgtttttataccaaATGTCCTTCCTTCTTGCAGTAACTATAGGAAAAAAACCTTGATCCATGATTTTCCCTTAAAAAAATCCCAATATCAGATGCGTTGAAAAGATAAGCAGTAAACCAGAAGGCACCCAATGGCTTAGTGAGTAACTAAAGCATAAAAACCAGGAAAATGCTTGATTTAATCTCGTGCCAGGGTGGCAATAGGAACACACTTAGCCTCAGTGCCCTCGGGCTATGAAAGAGAAAACGCACTCTCCCCACCCCATGACCAAATAGCTTGTTGACACATACCATTAACAATGACGCTAGAAGGTGAGCACAAACTGTGGAACCATACCTGAGCCAGCAACTAATGACTTCAGGAGTGAAAGGGAGGAGAGAAAACGGGCACAAAAAAACACAATAATCTATAATCAACTGGAAACCTACCTAGAAATAAAAAAATAGGTCCACTATTGAGGTTTAAGTTTTCTCTGCAGCTATGGAGAAAAATTATTATCCTACTGCAATAATGTCACCATAAAAAAGCAAGCACTACAGTAAGGGAATCCACTGTTCAATAAACCACTGAAATTCAACAGTGTGTTGAATCATACTAAAAGAGAATTCAGCAACACTATCAAAACATATGCacatatattttttttttgaagttcccTCCTCTCAATAGGATGCTACATGGCGGCGGATGAGGAGCAGAAAAGGACGAAAGAAGGAATCTTCCCTTTTAAGAATTCAAGGTAAACACACAGCAGGAGAAATTAGTCTTCAGTGCTAGCGTAAAataggcgatagcgaatcagcagcccattttacacccatccgattttcttttctattgcttTAATGGGAAAcaaaattgggtggggtgaaaAAGGCTGACGATTCCCGCTTACCTTTTTTCCCTACCGTTGAacatcaatttcacccccacactATCTCTAGATTTGCATTGCTACAGTGGGGCTCATAATCTCTCGAGAAAATACAGAGTTGTTACTCCTCAATTAGGAAAAGTAAGCTGTTGAAACATAAATGGTATAGTGAGTAATCAATCTCACATTACGTTAAATTATACTTTTGATAAATTTCTGTGCTAGTCAAGGTTTGGAACATTGGTTTTGGACCTAGAACATATTTGTGCATTTTGAACTCAATGTCAGTATCAAGTCCTCCCAGTTTAGGTATAGCCTCGAACTGGATTCAGCCTATCCCAAATACATTCAAAGTGGCAGACGGAGGTTATCAATTTGTGATAGGCTCAAATTCgagtcccagaagtgaaagggtAGTGTTCTAAGCTACTGTggaacacaattttaaaaaaaattcgtgaCAGCTACAACCagtagacaaaatttgacaccgagccacatgaggagatattagggcaggtgaccaaaagcttggtcaaagaggcatgtttgaaggagtgtcttaaaggaggagagagaggtagagaggcagagaggtttagggagggaatgccataGCTCatggcctagatagctgaaggcacagcgatgaaaatcggggttgcacaagtgaccaggattggaggagcgcagagatcttggaggattgtcaggctggaggaggttacagagatagggaagggcgaggccatggagcgatttgaacacaatgatgagaattttaaattcaaggcattgtggactggaagccaatgtaggtcagcgagcaaacaggcgatgggagaacgggacttggtgcgagttaggatatggtgaCCCCACCGTAAGTGTGGTACGTGATATGTCAGAGAATGGCATAATCGAGTTTAGCTGCTTTTTCTGAGGCTCACATATGAGCAATGGTTGGCTGTGAAGGTACCAGAGAGCAAAGGGCACACCTGGAACTCTTGTAAGAAGTCAGCCTTCAGTAGAgatgaaaaggggagaaaattgatgagaaaaaagttacaaaaataaaCAATATTCTATAGCCTATGAGTTTAGTAATGATAGAAGTTTAAATGCTTTGTTGTATCAattattacacacacacacaaaataaaatCAGGTAGGTAACACCCACAATCCAATTTTAAGGGGATTaaaggagatagagaaagagacacattgggcatgattttgaccccgagctgggaaGAGGGCGGGGATCAAATTGCAGACGGGAAGCCCGgaagtccttatgattttgatgtaaggacgtcttttatttattttttgtcagtttgccaaccgactgactggcctgattgacacaGTCGGATGGGGGCATTGGTGGGCATGGGGCACCAGTGGACATGGGGGgcacggggtggggagggggagtcagtcatggggggagggatcggggatgGGTGTCTGGACCGGGggtcacagaaacatagaaacatagaaaataggagcaagagtaggccattcggccctttgggcctgctccgccattcaaaatgatcatggctgaccgtctaactcagtaccctgttcccgctttttccccatatcccttgatccctttagcattaagaaatatatctatctccttcttgaatacatcgaatgacttggcctccactgccttctgtggtggagaattccacaggttcaccaccctctgagtgaagaaatttcccctcatcttggttctaaatggcataccccgtatcctgagactgtgacccctggttctggactccccagccatcgggaacatcctccctgcatctagtctgtctagtcctgttagaattttatatgtttcgatgagatcacctctcgttcttctaaactctaatgaatataggcctagtcgacccaatctctcctcatacgtcagtcctgccatcccaggaatcagtctggtaaagcttcgttgcactccctccatggcaaggacatcgttCCTCagatacggagaccaaaactgcacacaatattccgtACAACGgctgtaagacatccctgctcctgtactcaaatcctcttgcaatgaaggccaaaaaggtcatcgtgggggtccgtgatcattgggTGGGGAccacgatcgttgagggggtTCGCTGCAGGTAGGTTcgttgggcttgggggaagcatgcctgctcctccgggcccacaagctgtgccagaaaggcacttacctgttagtttcgggtcttctcgcctcctttcacatggTGTGAAggggaaggcccaggaatcccggcccccaggtgttgaaattggaaactcttcaaagatggaggcccgcagcctccttgaaaggttttaatcaccaacccacctcctgggagcaggttgttcgcccgcccctcgacctgccccggtgaaaaccagaagtgggcgggttgggggcagttctgaaatggttgcgatatTGAATGAAACCCCgcacccaacccacctgtttttcaatgttaaaatcgtgcccatataATACTCATGAACCGGTGAGACATAATCACTCACCTTTGAAGTCCTTTCTATAGATAGACAGTTCATAGGTACTCAAGTACTCAAGTCCTTTATCTTTGTAAAGTGAAAACATATGCTCGTAACTATATAGTGTTTTTAACTGTTGAAATAGTGCATGCCTCTGCATAGATCAGAGCTGATTTGACTGGTTTAACTGATGTCCCTGGTAACCAGAACTGTCCTTGACTTTGTAATGACGACTATACCAAATCTTTAAAAATGCCTTTATGCATGTAGATGTTCATCAGATTTTTTTAATCTGTCATCTTAATAACTTCTGGTGCAAAATATTTAGTCAAACTGTGAGCAGGCAGTTTACTAGCTACAGACTCAGATTAAGAGCTCAAATTCCAGAAGAAGCATCGTGCTCAGTTTCGTTGGCAACACAAAGAGCAAAGTGATTCCAGGTTATCTGGATTGCAATCAAATTGTATTTAATTGATATACAGTTCCTGAAACTACAGTCAATTTAAGTAAAAGAAATGTCCACCTTAAGCAATTAAATGTATTAGTTCGAATACActtggctttaaaaaaaatagctttCGTCCATTTTACTTGATTATCCAGACAAGCCAGGTCCACTACAAATGAAGTAAACTGTACAAGAAACTCAAATAAGTAGTAGGGCATAAAATAAGTTCACTTATAGCATCGGAAACCTGTCCTTGCAGCGGCTCACTGCCAAGTTCCACATTATCCAAGATGATTCTACTCCACCATCCTATATCTCCAGATCCAAAACCGTGTTCAGATCAAAGTACTGCTGCCTAAAATGCAGTACAAACTAACCCCGTTAGAACTGGCCTTCCGCAACAAGAACTGCCCCCAAGTGTCTCCTGCCTCTGCTCAATACTATTCTTGGTCATCACAATACACACAAAGCTACCATACATCCTGGGAACAGGAGCTCAGGCTGACTGGCATATCTTCCACCTGCAACAGGTTGAGAGAGGATTAACTTAAGATTCTTCACTGCATATACCTTGCTCCACGCAACTTCTGAAAATTTCAATCAACTCAATCAGATGAATATTGGAGAAAATataggaaaggaaaggacttgcacttAGGTTGAGGGGTGCCCTAATAGAGGTTTTTATCCACTTGTGAagcagaccaaaactaggggccataaatacaagataatcaccaataaatccaataaggaattcaggagaaatttctttacccaaagagcggtaagaatgtggaactcgcaaccgcaaggagtagttgaagtaaatagcatagatgcatttaaggggaagctggataagcacatgagggagaagagaataggatatgctgatagcgttagatgaagaggggtgggaggaggttcatgtggagcataaacacaggcatggaccagttgggccaaatggcctgtttctgtgctgtacattccatgtaattctatatagcacctttcacgacatcaggactcccaaagtgctttacaaccaatgaagcacttttgaagtgtagtcactattaagGGCACACACCAACACAAATTGTGGTCTTGCCCCTTCCTCCAGCATTTCTGGATAGAGACCTTGAAGGTCTGCAGGCAATAACCAGCCTTACCAACCCCTAGATACATTCTCATGCCTATTCAACCTACCTGACAGCAGAGTAAGGAACCCTATTCACTCTCAGTCTCCAAGCTGCAAGGAGGTGCCTCCGTGAGCTTTGGCACAATCCAATATCCCTTTACAAGAAACACTTAGACAAAACATTTGCGAGACAGTTGCCAATCAGAGCAAGTGATGCAAGCTGCAGTAGGAGCTAAGAAAACACAAAATCCCTTCCCGTTGTCTCAATACGCATCTAAGCCACCACAGTCAAAGGGATCTCAGGCATTTATTGAATAGGCAGACTTCAACTCcctactcccccctcaccccccactggCAGCACTCACTACCCAACAAATCCTCCATCTCTTTCCGCTCTCACCATACGATCTGAGCCTCATGCCAAGGAATGACCGTAGCCCTACCAGCAAGCAACTCAAAACTGTGAGAAACTGTATACTCTCTATTTATGTATCTGCAAGAACTGTGTTGTGTGCAAAGTACCATGCATTGTTATACAGCATCATTTTCAACAGTAATGAAGGATGACAACATACACTTATAAAGCACTTCTGTGCATAATAAAATGGATGAGTGCTATACAAAGCAGGAGGTCATTGAAATTACAAAAGGGGGGAAAGTGTGAAAAACTAAAGGCAGGGTCAAAGAGATCGGTTTGTTGGAGCCAGCAAAAGAGGCAGAGAGTCAAAATGGttctggaagagaattccaggggGCAGGGCATAGTGGCTGAAAAATTGTTGTGCAGATATGCTGTTGATTGTTTACTATCGCACTCAGATTATGAATGTAATTCTAATGCAAGTAAATTGATATCAAGTCAATCTGTACATCTACTTATAGGTAACCACGTCTGACTCACAAATTGTTTACATCAGGATTCAACTGTACTGTGATGATGTCATCCATCCGCATGCAGTAATTACCAAGaaatcctccttttcaaataatattttactgATGAAAAACTAGACCGTTAAAGGAAATCCATCACTACTTCAACCGGCAAACTTCCAAAACAGCAGTACTTTAATTATTATTTGGTAAACCATTAAACAGATTATAATTATCTTTCCTGTTTTGATTATTATATTTTAACTTAATTTAAAATTCCTTCCTTAAATGAAGGCCAAGGCTATTGGCCATTTACTTGGAGAATTCTTTTTAGAATTATACAACATACCTGGAAAGTCACAGTGATGAATCCTTCTCTTCTCCAGTTCCGGATTGTTCCTCCGGTTGAATTTAGCCAGTGGGATGTTCTGTTGCGTTACCTGCAAGGTTGCTGGGAGGGCATGGGTTGCAGTGGGTGACCCCAACTTGCAGGCAATAGAGGCGGCATACGATGGAGGTGGCGTCATATTTTGCAGCAGTTCTGGTTGCCGGTCAGGGCTTCCGGGCTCGGAATTTGGTGGCGAGGGCGGCAGGTAGGTCGGCTGTTGTGGGAAGAACTGCGCTGGCACAGCAAATGCACCTGCTGAGATAGAGTGGAAGTGTTTCACTGCCGTCTGTGGCTGCACTGTGGTGAGTGTGTCCATGCCAGTCATTCCTGTCGTTACGGAAGCATTGGCGAGGTTGCCCATACAAGCTGCATTGCCTTGTGTATGAGCAGTGTTACCAGGAATGCTTACCAAGTCTGGGGAACTCAGTAGCTGGTACAAATGACCATGTTGAGGGGATGTAGGCAGATGCATTTCAGGAGAGGGCAGCTCCTGCTTGATAAACGTGGTGTTGACATCTGTGGACTGCGATGAGCTAAACACACTGGTGAACTCTGGCAGGGCCTGGGTCGTAATTGTTCTGTTTGACTGGGTAAAAACAGTAACCGGTTCTGAATGGGCCTGGACCATGGATGGCCTTTGGGGTTTATAAAGACCAGTTCGCAGATAAGTGATGTCGGGCAGAATCACATTGATGTTGACGCTGTAAGGCGAGGACCTTTCCTCCTGGAAAAATTCATCTACCACCGAGGCACTGTCTCTTCTGTACTTCTTCAGCTCTGCGATTGGCAGCGGCTGGGGTGACAGATACTTCTCCATCTCACACCTAGTCTGTAGGAAAAGTAAAAGACAGTTGATTGTAAATATATCAAGTGAAATAAAggctcaattaaaaaaaatacaggaacAAAGTGCATTCAAATCGGCCTCACTGAAGAATTGCCAATATAAAATCAAGCCACAAACATCACTTCGTGCAAGGCGTGGCATTTTAAAAACCCACTAAAATATTTGCTGACCTAGCCAGACTGCTTTACAGGTTTACAATTACAGCCTAGAAACAACCACTGTTTTGCGATACAGTTAGTTTCATCTCTCATCTTCTCTGCTGAAATATTGGAAAGACAACCAGAACTCCAACAGAAGAGCCAAGATTTGGTAAGTTAATCTTAGCAGTGTTGACTGACCAAGACTAAACTTTAAAAAGCACCCATTCAACTTGGATGTCACTCTTTCATAAAGCCCAGTCTAGTCAAAGTTCAAAAAGTTATTCTCACATTAGGGTTCATACTGTTACAAAATATATACATTTCAGTTATTTACCAAATTACATTAAAAGTTAATACAACTGTAGGGAGGTAAAAATCAACAATCATAGCACGGTTTCAAGGTGACTAACTCTATCGCACTATTCCAGTTAATcttgtttaaaataaaactaagtgattttttaaaaaatttccatcATTGAAGTTTAAGCTTGataactgttaaaaaaaaaactgaatgttGATAAGTtttagggtagattttcctcagGTCAAGAGAAAGCAGCAAATCAATCACATCCAACGCAACACTTGTTGGTCTCCAGGAGGACCAATCTCCCAGGATTTTTTTAGATTGGCTCTAATTACATATTCATGCCAAGCTCTCAGGATTGGCTCTAATTAAATATTCATGCCAAGCTCTCAGGATTGGCTCTAATTACATATTCATGCCAAACTCTCGGGATTGGCCCTAATTACATATTCATGCCAAACTCTCGGGATTGGCCCTAATTACATATTCATGCCAAGCTCTCTGGAATGGCTCTAATAAAATATTCATACCAGGCTCTCAGGATTGGCTCTAATTACATATTCATACCAGGCTCTCAGGATTGACTCTAATTACATATTCATGCCAAGCTCCCAGCCCATATTGAACCTGGCTATGGGAGTTTACCAAAGAGATGGTGCAAGAAATGACATGCGCTAGACAGCTGCAGGGAAAATGAACAAAATGCACCATCTGAAAGTAAGCAGCTGCACATGGAGGCAAAATAACTTAAAAGTGCACATCTTTCCGCTGTATATTTCAGGTTTTCCAAAGTCCTTTTGCGGCACAAAAAAAAAGTGACTGGCAAAACAAATGCAGAGGCAGGAAATGGAATCAGTGGGCGACTGATGGAAGTGATGCAGCACCCAAAGTCCCCACTTTGATGGCTGGCAAAGTAGAGTTGCTGCTGCATGAGATGCGTGTGAGGAGGACTGCTTTGCTTGAAACTTCAAGACGCCCTCCCAAGAGGACAGCAGGATGTGGTGGCAAAAAAAGTCAAGGGAAGAAGTGATCTTCACCGTCACCAGCAGTGTtgtccctgtcctaatatctcctgatgtgactcggtgtcaaatgttgtctgataacattcctatggatgcgccttgggacgttttactacattaaaggcactatataaatgcaagttgttgttgttgatgtaagTTGGCTACAGGTGTCCTTCTACCTGATATGGTACTGATATACAATGAGCTTTGTACTGACCAAAAGCTTACGGAGGTAGTTGTCTTTAGTCACGGCCTGATAGGTGTACCATGGCCGGGAGATACAGTTGGTGGCACGTTGGCTTGTGCAAGCAGTCTGACGCTAGTGCCTGTTTGCCTCTGTGACGTACCTTTTTTTCATCTTGTACTACTCAACTATGAAatactgttgtaaacaattttacaacaccaagttatagtccaacgattttatttttaatcccacaagctttcgggattaaaaataaaatcgttggactataacttggtgttgtaaaattgtttacaattgttaaccccagtccatcaccggcatctccacatcatgaaatacTGTGACTAGGATACTTTAAATCCAATCCACATCAACGATTTGAACTTGCATCTTCCTGAGCTCCTGTGAAAACTGTATGGCTAGTTTTTCCTTGTCCCTTTTTCAGCTCTCCTTGCTCTGCTAGTCTTGTAAACGACTAAATGTAAATTATATTATCTGCCTTCCAGTGATTTAGCAGACAACATTCAGCTAGATCAGGTTCCGATTAAACGCATTGTTAGATGATAAAAACATTTTCTCAAAGTAAAATAAAACTGACGTAAACATTATTTGCAGTGCTTAAAAAACAGAAGTTTGCAATAAAAATGTACTACAAAACAAAAATAAGTCTAAAAAAACCTGGTCCTCTAAAAGCTCAGTCACTCCTTAGGTACAATCTAGCTCAATCGGTTTCCAAGTAGATGGACAATCATGCCAGCCTTCATTATCTAGAGTTAAATGAAGCTGCGGCTCAGCTTCAGCTTGACCAATTTAGGCTGGTGTAAAATGCCTGCCAGAAAATCATGTTCAGCACAAAAGTGGCATAGATTTGGTTACATGGCTCTTAGCCAGATTTCCTGGTCCTCGAGCACCCGTTCTGCTCCGCTGCTATTGGGCTTAGGGCAAAAAATCTACTCTGTCTAAGTTTGAGAAATCTAGACCAAAACCTGGGTAACTTACAAATACGACCATCTATTAAACGTGCAATACAGGTCTCAACATCgttttttttattttataaaagCACAAAGCTAGCCAAACAACACTAGGCATAATTTCTAGACATAGAGGCACTGCCACAGAATAGAAAGAAGTAGATCTGCGCCTGTAAATCCCTAGAGTGCGAGCTCCCAATCTCAACTAAGCCGCCCCAGGGAGATGTCAAGCGTAGGCCACATGCCAAACAagaaaaatggaaagaaaaagagag
Proteins encoded in this region:
- the LOC137323108 gene encoding Krueppel-like factor 5 isoform X2, translated to MEKYLSPQPLPIAELKKYRRDSASVVDEFFQEERSSPYSVNINVILPDITYLRTGLYKPQRPSMVQAHSEPVTVFTQSNRTITTQALPEFTSVFSSSQSTDVNTTFIKQELPSPEMHLPTSPQHGHLYQLLSSPDLVSIPGNTAHTQGNAACMGNLANASVTTGMTGMDTLTTVQPQTAVKHFHSISAGAFAVPAQFFPQQPTYLPPSPPNSEPGSPDRQPELLQNMTPPPSYAASIACKLGSPTATHALPATLQVTQQNIPLAKFNRRNNPELEKRRIHHCDFPGCSKVYTKSSHLKAHLRTHTGEKPYKCTWEGCDWRFARSDELTRHFRKHTGAKPFQCTVCSRSFSRSDHLALHMKRHQN
- the LOC137323108 gene encoding Krueppel-like factor 5 isoform X1 is translated as MASSVLRGSLGGGSSEEPVFTQLKPVSLNTEEQAAMFESMKNRTVRMLAADSQVDDLAQTRCEMEKYLSPQPLPIAELKKYRRDSASVVDEFFQEERSSPYSVNINVILPDITYLRTGLYKPQRPSMVQAHSEPVTVFTQSNRTITTQALPEFTSVFSSSQSTDVNTTFIKQELPSPEMHLPTSPQHGHLYQLLSSPDLVSIPGNTAHTQGNAACMGNLANASVTTGMTGMDTLTTVQPQTAVKHFHSISAGAFAVPAQFFPQQPTYLPPSPPNSEPGSPDRQPELLQNMTPPPSYAASIACKLGSPTATHALPATLQVTQQNIPLAKFNRRNNPELEKRRIHHCDFPGCSKVYTKSSHLKAHLRTHTGEKPYKCTWEGCDWRFARSDELTRHFRKHTGAKPFQCTVCSRSFSRSDHLALHMKRHQN